A genomic region of Deinococcus humi contains the following coding sequences:
- a CDS encoding helix-turn-helix transcriptional regulator, with the protein MSSITEPQAVRLLEHPRVRRVLGCFQGKASTVAAAAGTLDVDLRVVHRDVTNLLAAGLLRIERAEPRAGRAVRWYRAASDAYFVPFHATRAISASRLEERFTERQDARFREAFVRAFERALEEQSPDREWGLRVYFDGERAQVDEGYADAELRGAITGWQGPTGPFLMGSPEYRLTPEQTREAQVTLIRLMGQLQSYHQENKRVGRGAPVLVRVGVAPLDEDVGG; encoded by the coding sequence ATGTCGTCCATCACTGAGCCGCAGGCCGTCCGGCTGCTGGAACATCCAAGGGTTCGTCGAGTGCTCGGGTGCTTCCAGGGGAAGGCCAGCACGGTCGCCGCGGCCGCAGGCACACTGGACGTGGACCTCCGCGTGGTGCACCGGGACGTCACGAACCTCCTGGCGGCCGGGTTGCTGCGGATCGAACGGGCGGAGCCGCGGGCGGGACGCGCGGTCCGCTGGTACCGGGCGGCGTCCGATGCGTACTTCGTCCCCTTTCACGCGACGCGGGCGATCAGCGCGTCCCGCCTCGAAGAGCGGTTCACAGAGCGTCAGGACGCGCGGTTCAGGGAGGCGTTCGTGCGGGCCTTTGAAAGGGCGCTGGAGGAACAGAGCCCGGACCGCGAATGGGGGCTGCGGGTGTATTTCGATGGCGAGCGGGCACAGGTCGACGAGGGCTACGCCGACGCGGAGCTGCGCGGAGCGATCACCGGCTGGCAGGGACCGACTGGGCCGTTCCTGATGGGCAGCCCGGAGTACCGGTTGACGCCGGAACAGACGCGGGAAGCGCAGGTGACGTTGATCCGCCTGATGGGACAACTGCAGAGCTACCACCAAGAGAACAAACGCGTGGGGCGCGGCGCGCCCGTGCTGGTGCGGGTCGGCGTCGCGCCTCTGGATGAAGACGTCGGCGGTTAA